From Silene latifolia isolate original U9 population unplaced genomic scaffold, ASM4854445v1 scaffold_75, whole genome shotgun sequence, one genomic window encodes:
- the LOC141640284 gene encoding uncharacterized protein LOC141640284 yields MFADDLLLFSRGDQQSVMVLLRSFATFSADSGLQMNKQKFNIYFSGVQRQIKDYIISISGCVEGQLPFKYLGVPITAGKLGKVDCQVLIEKIVERIRSFGARKISYAGRVVLVKSVLTSLFTYWANIFLIPKGVLREIDSLCRNYLRDGTDIYMRSPLVSWEQVCSPHNEGGLGIRYSFDWNRATVGKLVWWLYCKPDSLWVKWVHQIYMKGGSWANHSPKAHMSGNWKAICKVRDLFQSGYTDGKWLAGNDGYTVASGYEWLRPKRQQVGWARLIWKSWELSKHKFLAWLMLKNALNVKAKLFKYGICADEVCCICHTDQETITHVFQNCRYAILVMEGVCEWLHIPVPTVNGIIWVGRRKWSPLMKSICLAALMAVYYSLWQQRNKSRLEGVLARPSVIIQQIQTCNRYRLAKCEVSTSNDVAWIASLC; encoded by the coding sequence atgtttgctgatgatttgtTACTCTTCTCAAGGGGTGATCAACAGTCAGTCATGGTTCTTTTGAGGTCTTTTGCCACATTCTCTGCAGATTCTGGTTTGCAGATGAATAAACAAAAATTTAATATCTATTTCTCTGGTGTTCAAAGGCAGATTAAAGATTATATTATCAGTATATCTGGGTGTGTGGAAGGACAGCTACCTTTTAAGTACTTAGGAGTACCTATTACTGCTGGTAAATTGGGGAAAGTTGACTGTCAGGTGCTGATTGAAAAGATAGTGGAAAGGATTAGGTCTTTTGGTGCCAGGAAGATTTCTTATGCAGGAAGGGTTGTGTTAGTCAAATCTGTACTGACATCCCTTTTTACTTATTGGGCCAATATTTTCTTAATCCCCAAAGGAGTCCTGAGGGAAATTGATAGCCTGTGTAGGAACTATCTCAGGGATGGTACTGATATTTACATGAGGTCTCCCCTGGTTTCCTGGGAGCAGGTTTGTTCTCCACATAATGAGGGGGGATTAGGGATTAGGTATAGCTTTGATTGGAACAGAGCTACTGTTGGGAAGTTAGTATGGTGGTTGTATTGCAAGCCGGATAGCTTATGGGTCAAATGGGTCCATCAAATTTATATGAAAGGTGGAAGCTGGGCTAACCATTCCCCCAAGGCTCACATGAGTGGGAATTGGAAAGCTATCTGTAAGGTTAGGGATCTCTTTCAGTCAGGTTACACAGATGGAAAATGGCTTGCAGGGAATGATGGTTATACAGTTGCATCAGGGTATGAATGGCTTCGTCCTAAAAGGCAACAAGTAGGATGGGCTCGCCTTATTTGGAAGAGTTGGGAATTATCAAAGCATAAGTTCTTAGCTTGGCTGATGCTTAAGAATGCTCTAAATGTTAAGGCAAAACTATTCAAGTATGGTATTTGTGCTGATGAAGTATGCTGCATATGTCACACTGATCAGGAAACCATTACTCATGTGTTTCAGAATTGCAGGTATGCTATTTTGGTTATGGAAGGGGTGTGTGAATGGCTGCACATCCCTGTTCCTACTGTTAATGGAATTATTTGGGTAGGCAGAAGGAAATGGAGTCCACTCATGAAGAGTATTTGCCTGGCTGCACTCATGGCTGTTTACTATTCGCTTTGGCAGCAGAGAAACAAGTCCAGATTGGAAGGTGTATTAGCTAGACCAAGTGTTATCATTCAACAAATCCAAACTTGTAATAGGTATAGGTTGGCTAAATGCGAAGTTAGTACTAGTAATGATGTTGCTTGGATTGCTTCATTATGTTGA
- the LOC141640286 gene encoding uncharacterized protein LOC141640286 — MIGFWNVRGLNNPGKQKYIKWFLHSHHIGLFGLLETKVKPSSLNRIRDSICAGWCVSTNSQWHKGGRVWLLWKPHLYQMHFIEYNAQFIHVKVTELHTGVHFFLTMIYAFNGVQERKSLWTRLGYFKNHISGPWLLCGDFNTVLSPCERLGGQSTEEEIEDFQNCVDNCRLVDMVASGSYFTWNNKQEANTRVYSRLDRALVNHEWTLEKPDFYAHFHVEGTFDHTPCIIQSQGSSYQKKTCFKYFNMWSGVHLNSFPLCY; from the coding sequence ATGATAggcttttggaatgttagggggctAAATAATCCAGGGAAGCAAAAGTATATTAAATGGTTTCTTCATTCCCACCATATTGGACTCTTTGGCCTCCTTGAGACGAAGGTTAAGCCTTCGTCTCTAAATAGAATAAGAGATAGTATTTGTGCTGGATGGTGTGTGTCTACTAACTCCCAGTGGCACAAAGGGGGTAGGGTGTGGTTACTATGGAAACCACACCTTTATCAAATGCATTTTATAGAATATAACGCTCAATTTATTCATGTTAAGGTTACTGAGTTGCACACTGGTGTACATTTCTTCCTCACAATGATTTATGCATTCAATGGTGTTCAGGAGAGGAAGAGCCTATGGACTAGGCTGGGGTACTTTAAGAATCATATATCTGGTCCTTGGCTCTTATGTGGTGATTTTAATACTGTGCTTAGTCCTTGCGAAAGACTAGGTGGGCAGTCTACTGAAGAGGAGATTGAGGATTTTCAGAACTGTGTTGATAATTGCAGGCTAGTGGATATGGTTGCCTCTGGTTCTTACTTCACTTGGAACAACAAGCAGGAGGCAAATACTAGAGTGTATAGTAGACTTGATAGGGCATTGGTTAATCATGAATGGACTCTTGAGAAACCTGACTTTTATGCTCATTTCCATGTGGAAGGGACGTTTGATCACACTCCTTGCATCATCCAAAGTCAGGGTTCATCCTATCAAAAGAAAACTTGTTTCAAGTATTTCAATATGTGGAGTGGTGTGCATTTGAATTCATTCCCTCTTTGTTACTAA